A genomic region of Herbaspirillum sp. DW155 contains the following coding sequences:
- a CDS encoding efflux transporter outer membrane subunit → MKNMNKTYSFFPARRLIALAAAALLAGCALGPEYAGPPEAAPQAAHHDKFVRAGDSATAAAPLNQWWQGLGDAELSSLIERALQANPNLGIARARLQQSRAGLALEQANAAPSVGASALAGHARLPPANLGALTGGSSSGNGSSTSANLYSVGFDASWEIDLFGARRRAVQAATATADAAQASLADVQVSLAAEVANAYISLRDRQQRLALGQQAVQAQEQMLQLTGQRVERGTASSLDQLRIQNQLDASRADLVPLQADRDAYLNQLATLLGQEPGTLDGELAATAPVPLPPQQVAVGDPVALLRRRPDVRAAERTLAADTAKIGQAEAARYPSLKLFGVIGLGGTHPSDLTRLDDFAAVGAPMLSWNFLDFGRARARVTQAERVRDEAEMKYRQSVLEALRDAEDSLSRFRYGRVSVATIARTKASADRALALARQRYQAGTGTLIELLDTTRQQLVAQQNLLQAEANLTRSFVGIQKALGLGWSEEQG, encoded by the coding sequence ATGAAGAACATGAACAAGACCTACTCATTTTTCCCGGCCAGGCGCCTCATCGCCCTGGCGGCGGCTGCGCTGTTGGCCGGCTGTGCGCTCGGCCCCGAGTATGCGGGCCCGCCCGAAGCTGCACCGCAGGCAGCCCACCACGACAAGTTCGTACGCGCCGGTGACAGCGCCACGGCCGCTGCGCCGCTGAACCAGTGGTGGCAAGGCCTGGGTGACGCCGAGCTGAGCAGCCTGATCGAACGCGCCTTGCAGGCCAATCCCAACCTGGGCATCGCCCGCGCCCGCCTGCAGCAGTCGCGTGCCGGCCTGGCGCTGGAACAGGCCAATGCCGCCCCCAGCGTGGGTGCCTCGGCACTGGCCGGGCATGCACGCCTGCCACCGGCCAACCTGGGGGCGCTGACCGGCGGTTCCAGCTCGGGCAATGGCTCGTCCACCAGCGCCAATCTCTACAGCGTCGGGTTTGATGCCAGCTGGGAGATCGATCTCTTCGGTGCCCGCCGCCGCGCCGTGCAGGCGGCCACCGCCACCGCCGATGCGGCGCAAGCCTCGCTGGCCGACGTCCAGGTCAGCCTGGCGGCCGAAGTGGCCAACGCCTACATCAGCCTGCGTGATCGCCAGCAGCGCCTGGCACTGGGCCAGCAGGCGGTACAGGCGCAGGAGCAGATGCTGCAGCTGACCGGACAGCGTGTGGAGCGCGGTACGGCCTCTTCGCTGGACCAGTTGCGCATCCAGAACCAGCTCGACGCCAGCCGCGCCGACCTGGTGCCGTTGCAGGCTGATCGCGATGCCTACCTGAACCAGCTGGCCACGCTGCTGGGCCAGGAACCGGGCACGCTGGATGGCGAACTGGCCGCCACCGCCCCGGTACCGCTGCCGCCGCAGCAGGTCGCGGTGGGTGATCCGGTGGCGCTGCTGCGCCGCCGTCCCGACGTGCGCGCCGCCGAGCGCACGCTGGCCGCCGACACCGCCAAGATCGGCCAGGCCGAGGCGGCGCGTTATCCCAGCCTGAAACTGTTTGGCGTGATCGGGCTGGGTGGCACGCATCCGTCGGACCTCACGCGCCTGGATGATTTCGCCGCCGTGGGCGCACCGATGCTGAGCTGGAATTTCCTCGACTTCGGTCGCGCCAGGGCCCGTGTGACGCAAGCCGAGCGCGTGCGCGATGAAGCCGAGATGAAGTATCGCCAGTCCGTGCTGGAAGCCCTGCGCGATGCCGAGGATTCCCTCTCGCGCTTCCGCTATGGCCGCGTGAGCGTGGCTACCATCGCGCGTACCAAGGCCTCCGCCGACCGCGCGCTGGCGCTGGCGCGGCAACGCTACCAGGCCGGGACAGGCACGCTCATCGAGCTGCTCGATACCACGCGCCAGCAACTGGTGGCACAGCAGAACCTCTTGCAGGCCGAGGCCAATCTCACGCGCAGTTTTGTGGGGATCCAGAAGGCGCTGGGATTGGGGTGGTCGGAGGAGCAGGGCTGA
- a CDS encoding MDR family MFS transporter has product MSSAASARAVAPGPQGEKADAAAWLAVAAGTLGALMATLDISIVNSSLPTIQGEIGASGTEGTWIATAYLVAEIVIIPMSAWLERLLGLRVLLLTAASLFTLFSVLCGLSTTLPMMIVGRVGQGFTGGALIPTAMTIIATRLPRSQQPVGNAMFGATAILGPVLGPVLGGWLTENVSWHYAFFINLPVGAALITLLLVAIPYERPKFEQLAEADWFGIAGLALGLGGLTVVLEEGEREQWFSSPDIRWIAATSVLGFVLLAIGQVRAHHPVIRLRLLRDRQFGSVVMMAMIVGVALYGTAYVIPQFLSGIAGYNSLQSGWIVLLSGVPMILMMPFTPMLMRRVDIRIAVGTGFLLLATSAFLETDLSPLSYGGSFVASQLMRGVGTVLAMLFLNQAAIRSVPASQAGDASGLYSAARNLGGSLALAAIAVIQDQRLWLHSRRLEESLNANSDLVQSGIAAQAHLLGGQDVAIRLLGSTIQAQALTMTYADLFWMLGVAIVCVTPLVLFLRPLPTNAAPVASH; this is encoded by the coding sequence GTGAGCAGCGCGGCTTCTGCCAGAGCGGTAGCGCCCGGCCCCCAGGGCGAAAAAGCCGATGCCGCCGCCTGGCTGGCGGTGGCGGCCGGCACCCTGGGTGCGCTGATGGCGACGCTGGACATTTCCATCGTGAACTCTTCGCTGCCCACCATCCAGGGCGAGATCGGCGCCTCCGGTACCGAAGGTACCTGGATCGCCACCGCCTACCTGGTCGCCGAAATCGTCATCATCCCCATGTCGGCCTGGCTGGAACGGCTGCTGGGCCTGCGCGTGCTGTTGCTCACTGCGGCCAGCCTGTTCACCCTGTTCTCGGTACTGTGCGGCCTGTCGACCACGCTGCCGATGATGATCGTGGGCCGCGTCGGGCAGGGCTTCACCGGTGGTGCGCTGATCCCCACCGCCATGACCATCATCGCTACCCGCCTGCCCCGTTCGCAGCAGCCGGTCGGCAATGCCATGTTCGGTGCCACCGCCATTCTGGGGCCGGTGCTGGGGCCGGTGCTGGGCGGCTGGCTCACCGAAAACGTCAGCTGGCACTATGCCTTCTTCATCAACCTGCCGGTGGGCGCGGCGCTGATCACCTTGCTGCTGGTGGCGATCCCGTATGAACGTCCCAAGTTCGAGCAGCTCGCCGAGGCTGACTGGTTCGGCATCGCCGGGCTGGCGCTGGGACTGGGCGGCCTGACGGTGGTGCTGGAGGAGGGCGAGCGCGAGCAGTGGTTTTCATCGCCGGACATCCGCTGGATCGCCGCCACTTCCGTGCTGGGCTTCGTCCTGCTGGCCATCGGCCAGGTCCGCGCACACCATCCGGTGATCCGGCTGCGACTCTTGCGTGACCGCCAGTTCGGCTCGGTGGTGATGATGGCCATGATCGTCGGCGTGGCCCTGTATGGCACGGCCTACGTGATCCCGCAGTTCCTCTCCGGCATCGCCGGCTACAACTCGCTGCAGTCGGGCTGGATCGTGCTGCTCTCGGGCGTGCCGATGATCCTGATGATGCCCTTCACCCCCATGCTGATGCGACGCGTCGACATCCGTATCGCCGTGGGCACGGGCTTTCTGCTGCTGGCGACCTCGGCCTTCCTCGAAACCGACCTCAGTCCGCTGTCCTATGGCGGCTCCTTCGTGGCCTCGCAGCTCATGCGCGGGGTGGGCACGGTGCTGGCCATGCTGTTCCTGAACCAGGCGGCGATCCGCTCGGTACCGGCTTCGCAGGCCGGGGATGCCTCCGGCCTCTACAGTGCCGCGCGCAACCTCGGCGGCTCGCTGGCACTGGCGGCCATCGCGGTGATCCAGGACCAGCGCCTGTGGCTGCACAGCCGCCGCCTCGAAGAAAGCCTCAACGCCAATTCCGACCTGGTGCAATCCGGCATCGCCGCGCAGGCGCACCTGCTGGGTGGCCAGGATGTGGCGATCCGGCTCCTGGGCAGCACCATCCAGGCCCAGGCGCTGACCATGACCTATGCCGACCTGTTCTGGATGCTGGGCGTGGCCATCGTCTGCGTCACGCCGCTGGTGCTGTTCCTGCGCCCCTTGCCAACCAACGCCGCACCGGTGGCTTCTCATTGA
- a CDS encoding HlyD family secretion protein: MTDATPSNKEASPPQPDSTSAGSHKNAAPKKRMSPRARFVLRALGLVVLVGVVAWVLYYQFRGKYLESTNDAFVQADSVTVSSKVTGYVDQVMVADNQIVKAGQPLVRIDARDYSAQAAQAKAQIDAAAASEEAANAQLAEQQAAIAQAKAQLASAEEDARFATAEVERYTPLAASGAETRERLTTLRNQQAQARSTVAARRAALDAAQLRVRSLQAQVRQAQAQGETAKAQYDAASVNLGYTEIRASTDGRIGDKQVRVGQFVSPGTRMMTVVPTRFYVTANFKETQIGIMRIGQPATIKVDALPGVEFHGHVESLSPGTGAQFSLLPPQNATGNFTKIVQRVPVRVAIDATPEETRAFVAGLSVTVEVNTIAAKDELRDLRERSSETGATRKEPQ; encoded by the coding sequence ATGACCGACGCCACACCCAGCAACAAAGAAGCCAGTCCTCCCCAGCCCGATTCCACCTCCGCCGGCAGCCACAAGAACGCCGCCCCCAAGAAACGCATGAGCCCGCGCGCCCGCTTCGTCCTGCGGGCGCTGGGCCTGGTGGTGCTGGTGGGCGTCGTGGCCTGGGTGCTGTACTACCAGTTCCGTGGCAAGTACCTGGAAAGTACCAACGATGCCTTCGTCCAGGCCGACAGCGTGACGGTTTCCTCCAAGGTCACCGGCTACGTCGACCAGGTGATGGTGGCCGACAACCAGATCGTCAAGGCGGGCCAGCCGCTGGTGCGCATCGATGCGCGTGATTACTCGGCCCAGGCCGCCCAGGCCAAGGCCCAGATCGACGCCGCCGCGGCCAGTGAAGAAGCCGCCAACGCCCAGCTGGCCGAGCAGCAGGCCGCCATCGCCCAGGCCAAGGCGCAACTGGCCTCGGCTGAGGAGGATGCGCGCTTTGCCACTGCCGAAGTGGAACGCTACACGCCCCTGGCCGCCTCGGGCGCAGAAACCCGTGAACGCCTGACCACCCTGCGCAACCAGCAAGCCCAGGCGCGCAGCACCGTGGCGGCCCGCCGGGCGGCGCTGGATGCGGCCCAGCTGCGCGTGCGCTCGCTGCAGGCCCAGGTGCGCCAGGCGCAGGCCCAGGGGGAGACGGCCAAGGCGCAATACGACGCCGCCAGCGTCAACCTCGGCTATACCGAGATCCGCGCCAGCACCGATGGCCGCATCGGCGACAAGCAGGTGCGGGTCGGCCAGTTCGTCTCGCCCGGCACGCGCATGATGACCGTGGTGCCGACGCGCTTCTATGTCACCGCCAACTTCAAGGAAACCCAGATCGGCATCATGCGCATCGGCCAGCCCGCCACCATCAAGGTCGATGCCTTGCCGGGCGTGGAATTCCACGGCCATGTGGAAAGCCTCTCGCCGGGTACCGGCGCGCAGTTCTCGCTGCTGCCGCCGCAGAACGCGACCGGCAACTTCACCAAGATCGTCCAGCGCGTGCCGGTGCGCGTGGCCATCGATGCCACGCCCGAAGAAACCCGCGCCTTCGTGGCCGGCCTGTCGGTGACGGTGGAGGTCAACACCATCGCCGCCAAGGATGAACTGCGCGACCTGCGCGAGCGCAGCAGCGAGACCGGCGCTACCCGTAAGGAGCCGCAGTGA
- a CDS encoding MarR family transcriptional regulator, producing MSTDFTHEYGSTAADALRDFYIRSHRTLDKLMAGEGASLARNKMLGHIERNSPVRAADLATAFGFAPRTITEAIDALERDGLVQRSGDSSDRRVKYIALTAAGREVLSASEPVKKTFLSGLFAALDAEEIATLTTVLGKLNHRLAELEEVYSSNGPATAAVTDQGGGKRSRKKT from the coding sequence ATGTCTACAGACTTTACACACGAGTATGGAAGTACGGCCGCCGACGCGCTGCGGGACTTCTACATTCGCTCGCACCGCACGCTGGACAAGCTCATGGCCGGTGAAGGGGCGTCGCTGGCGCGCAACAAGATGCTCGGCCACATCGAGCGCAACAGCCCGGTGCGCGCGGCCGACCTGGCCACGGCCTTCGGCTTTGCGCCGCGTACGATCACCGAGGCGATCGATGCGCTGGAGCGCGATGGACTGGTCCAGCGTAGTGGCGACAGCAGCGACCGGCGGGTCAAGTACATCGCTTTGACAGCAGCGGGCAGAGAAGTGCTGAGCGCGTCCGAGCCGGTGAAGAAGACCTTCCTCAGTGGATTGTTCGCTGCCCTGGATGCGGAAGAAATCGCCACGCTCACCACTGTATTGGGAAAACTCAACCATCGGCTGGCCGAACTGGAAGAGGTGTATTCCTCGAACGGCCCGGCGACGGCCGCCGTCACGGATCAGGGCGGGGGAAAACGCAGCCGCAAGAAAACCTGA
- the pip gene encoding prolyl aminopeptidase: protein MTTSAPATLRSLYPPIEPHDHGLLDVGDGHQVYWEVCGNPKGKPVVFLHGGPGGGCGPTHRRLFNPDKYRIVLFDQRGCGRSLPHANLHANTTWDLVADIERLRELLGIQRWQVFGGSWGSTLALAYAQTHPQRVTELVLRGIFLLRQAELDWYYQEGASWMAPDRWDEFLAPIPVAERGNLVHAYRKRLTGDDEAAKLQAARAWSRWEASTITLVADQRLIDSFNDAQFALAFARIENHYFFNKGFMEEGQLLANASRLEGIPGVIVQGRYDLATPAKSAWDLHQAWPGSQLHLIDSAGHAYNEPGILDQLIAATDRFADQ, encoded by the coding sequence ATGACCACTTCTGCTCCCGCCACCCTGCGCAGCCTCTATCCCCCCATCGAACCCCATGACCACGGCCTGCTCGACGTGGGCGATGGTCATCAGGTCTACTGGGAAGTCTGCGGCAACCCCAAGGGCAAGCCGGTGGTCTTCCTGCACGGTGGTCCCGGCGGCGGCTGCGGCCCCACGCACCGGCGCCTGTTCAATCCTGACAAATACCGCATCGTCCTGTTCGACCAGCGCGGCTGCGGCCGTTCGCTGCCGCATGCCAACCTCCACGCCAATACCACCTGGGATCTGGTGGCCGACATCGAACGCCTGCGCGAACTGCTGGGCATCCAACGCTGGCAGGTCTTCGGCGGTTCCTGGGGGAGCACCCTGGCGCTGGCCTATGCGCAGACCCATCCGCAGCGCGTGACCGAACTGGTCTTGCGCGGCATCTTCCTGCTGCGCCAGGCCGAGCTGGACTGGTACTACCAGGAAGGCGCGTCCTGGATGGCGCCGGATCGCTGGGACGAGTTCCTGGCACCGATCCCGGTGGCCGAGCGCGGCAACCTGGTGCATGCCTATCGCAAGCGTCTCACCGGCGACGACGAAGCCGCCAAGCTGCAGGCCGCGCGCGCCTGGAGCCGCTGGGAAGCCAGCACCATCACCCTGGTGGCCGACCAGCGCCTGATCGATTCCTTCAACGATGCGCAATTCGCGCTGGCCTTCGCGCGTATCGAGAACCACTATTTCTTCAACAAGGGATTCATGGAGGAGGGCCAGTTGCTGGCCAATGCCTCGCGTCTGGAGGGCATCCCCGGCGTGATCGTGCAGGGCCGCTATGACCTGGCCACGCCGGCGAAGTCGGCCTGGGACCTGCATCAGGCCTGGCCCGGTTCGCAGCTGCACCTGATCGACAGCGCCGGCCACGCCTACAACGAGCCCGGCATCCTGGACCAGCTCATCGCGGCCACCGACCGCTTCGCCGACCAATGA
- a CDS encoding winged helix-turn-helix transcriptional regulator, translating into MTLDRMDKRILKALQKDGRIGNAELAKKLGMSATACWNHTRRLMDEGYVKEVRAILDPEKLGLPVLVTVGVVLDRSTPESFAEFEKAVREIAAVQECLLLAGEFDYWIKLRVKDLQAFNRLHANTLLRLPGVRQLRSFFVLNEVKNNPELVVE; encoded by the coding sequence ATGACGCTCGATCGCATGGACAAGCGCATCCTCAAGGCGCTGCAGAAGGATGGCCGCATCGGCAATGCCGAGCTGGCCAAGAAGCTCGGCATGAGTGCCACGGCCTGCTGGAATCACACCAGACGCCTCATGGACGAAGGCTATGTGAAGGAAGTGCGCGCCATCCTCGACCCCGAGAAACTGGGCCTGCCGGTGCTGGTGACCGTGGGCGTGGTGCTGGACCGTTCCACCCCGGAGAGCTTTGCCGAATTCGAGAAGGCGGTGCGCGAGATTGCCGCCGTGCAGGAATGCCTGCTGCTGGCCGGGGAATTCGATTACTGGATCAAGCTGCGCGTGAAGGATCTGCAGGCCTTCAACCGCCTGCACGCCAATACGCTGCTGCGGCTGCCGGGCGTGCGGCAATTGCGTTCTTTCTTCGTCCTCAACGAGGTCAAGAACAATCCGGAACTCGTGGTCGAGTGA
- a CDS encoding 1-aminocyclopropane-1-carboxylate deaminase codes for MALDKLFPRKTLGFFPSPIHKLERLSAMLGVEVWAKRDDVSSGLAFGGNKIRKLEWLVADALAKGCDTLVSIGNIQSNHTRQVCAAAAAVGMKSYTVQETWLEWDDPVYDKVGNILLTRIMGGNPIMGGYGYSTTEKDTWARALEEVRAKGGKPYAIPAGASDHPLGGLGYANFADEVAMQEQQLGIFFDNIVVATCTGSTQAGMVVGFAAQEKRRRVIGIDTADDEAMTRRAVTKIANDTSELIASKGGKRVIVRDADIEIIPDYSGPAYGLPSEKTIAAIRTAAEMEAMLTDPVYEGKSIDGLIDMAKKGHFKGQRVLYAHLGGAPALNAYYKAFEDPENLTKLAREARYKE; via the coding sequence CTGGCACTCGACAAACTCTTCCCCCGCAAGACACTGGGTTTCTTCCCCTCCCCCATCCACAAGCTGGAACGCCTTTCCGCCATGCTCGGCGTGGAAGTGTGGGCCAAGCGTGATGACGTTTCCTCGGGCCTGGCCTTCGGCGGCAACAAGATCCGCAAGCTCGAATGGCTGGTGGCCGATGCCCTGGCCAAGGGCTGCGACACCCTGGTTTCGATCGGCAACATCCAGTCCAACCACACGCGCCAGGTCTGCGCAGCGGCCGCTGCCGTGGGCATGAAGTCCTATACCGTGCAGGAAACCTGGCTGGAATGGGATGACCCGGTGTACGACAAGGTGGGCAACATCCTGCTCACCCGCATCATGGGCGGCAATCCCATCATGGGCGGCTATGGTTACTCCACCACCGAGAAAGACACCTGGGCCCGCGCCCTGGAAGAAGTACGCGCCAAAGGCGGCAAGCCCTACGCCATTCCGGCGGGCGCCTCGGACCACCCGCTGGGCGGTCTGGGCTATGCCAACTTCGCCGATGAAGTGGCTATGCAAGAGCAGCAGCTGGGCATCTTCTTTGACAACATCGTGGTGGCCACCTGTACCGGTTCCACCCAGGCCGGCATGGTGGTCGGCTTTGCCGCGCAGGAGAAGCGCCGCCGCGTGATCGGTATCGATACCGCCGACGACGAAGCCATGACCCGCCGCGCCGTCACCAAGATCGCCAATGACACCAGCGAGCTGATCGCCTCCAAGGGCGGCAAGCGCGTCATCGTGCGTGACGCCGACATCGAGATCATCCCCGACTACAGCGGCCCGGCCTATGGCCTGCCGAGCGAGAAAACCATCGCCGCCATCCGCACCGCCGCCGAGATGGAAGCCATGCTGACCGATCCGGTGTATGAAGGAAAATCCATCGATGGCCTGATCGACATGGCCAAGAAGGGCCATTTCAAGGGCCAGCGCGTGCTGTATGCCCACCTGGGCGGCGCACCGGCACTGAACGCTTATTACAAGGCCTTCGAAGACCCGGAAAACCTGACCAAGCTGGCCCGCGAAGCACGCTACAAGGAGTAA
- a CDS encoding OmpW family outer membrane protein, which yields MKKIVTFTAAVAALASSFAAAPVFAQEAQSPWLVRVRAVDLSPENKSDPINGKGASDLITINEKMIPEFDISYFFTPNIAAELVLTYPQKQDVRLNGNTIGSFKHLPPTLLVQYHFMPEAAFSPYVGAGINYTRISSVDLPGGLQLDSSSVGGALQIGADYKINKNWLINFDIKKVQISSDVKDATGAKISNVKIDPWLIGVGVGYRF from the coding sequence GTGAAAAAAATCGTCACTTTCACTGCCGCTGTGGCAGCTCTGGCTTCTTCCTTCGCTGCTGCTCCCGTCTTCGCTCAAGAAGCGCAAAGCCCGTGGCTGGTGCGCGTGCGCGCCGTGGACCTGAGCCCGGAGAACAAGTCTGACCCGATCAACGGCAAGGGCGCTTCGGACCTCATCACCATCAACGAGAAGATGATTCCTGAGTTCGACATCAGCTACTTCTTCACCCCCAACATCGCCGCTGAACTGGTGCTGACCTACCCGCAAAAGCAGGACGTGCGCCTGAACGGCAACACCATCGGCAGCTTCAAGCACCTGCCGCCGACCCTGCTGGTGCAATACCACTTCATGCCTGAGGCAGCCTTCAGCCCCTACGTTGGTGCCGGTATCAACTACACCCGCATTTCCAGCGTGGACCTGCCCGGCGGCCTGCAACTGGACAGCAGCAGCGTCGGTGGCGCACTGCAGATCGGTGCCGACTACAAGATCAACAAGAACTGGCTGATCAACTTCGACATCAAGAAGGTGCAGATTTCCAGCGACGTGAAGGACGCTACCGGCGCCAAGATCAGCAACGTCAAGATCGATCCGTGGCTCATCGGCGTTGGCGTGGGTTACCGTTTCTAA
- a CDS encoding fatty acid desaturase encodes MPHRKIIRSWVIPISQRSTAIALALSVLDFCLFGASLAAIVWAPWLLAKIALGVVNGFIIGRLFILGHDACHQAFTPSRKLNTWLGRLLFMPSLTPYSLWAVGHNVVHHGYTNLKGFDFVWQPRSLEEFRALPRWRQRLERIYRSGFGPGLYYMIDMWWKRMYFPSKKQMPTRRAEFIWDGVLVTAVAAVWIAGLAWAAQATDQSFWTLLATGFALPLLFWKAMIGFVVYVHHTHTSVAWYEDKITWAAAQPFVSTTVHLTFGRYWGALLHHIMEHTAHHVDMSVPLYRLKQAQKKLETMLPGRIVIQRFSWRWYFDTARRCKLYDFKRLCWTDYRGRPTSTPLPLPEVSKTTAQV; translated from the coding sequence ATGCCCCATCGCAAGATCATCCGCTCCTGGGTGATCCCCATCAGCCAGCGCAGCACGGCCATCGCCCTGGCGCTGTCGGTGCTGGACTTCTGCCTGTTCGGCGCCAGCCTGGCGGCTATCGTCTGGGCCCCCTGGCTGCTGGCCAAGATCGCGCTGGGCGTGGTCAATGGCTTCATCATCGGGCGCCTGTTCATCCTCGGCCACGATGCCTGCCACCAGGCCTTCACGCCCAGCCGCAAGCTCAATACCTGGCTGGGTCGCCTGTTGTTCATGCCGTCGCTGACGCCCTATAGCCTGTGGGCCGTCGGCCACAACGTGGTGCACCACGGTTATACCAACCTGAAGGGTTTTGATTTCGTCTGGCAGCCGCGTTCGCTCGAAGAATTCCGCGCCCTGCCGCGCTGGCGCCAGCGCTTGGAGCGCATCTACCGCAGCGGCTTCGGTCCCGGCCTGTACTACATGATCGACATGTGGTGGAAGCGCATGTACTTCCCCTCGAAGAAGCAGATGCCTACCCGCCGCGCCGAATTCATCTGGGATGGCGTGCTGGTGACCGCCGTGGCCGCTGTCTGGATCGCCGGCCTGGCCTGGGCTGCGCAAGCCACTGACCAATCCTTCTGGACCCTGCTGGCGACCGGCTTTGCGCTGCCGCTGCTGTTCTGGAAGGCCATGATCGGCTTCGTCGTGTACGTACACCATACGCATACCTCGGTGGCCTGGTATGAAGACAAGATCACCTGGGCTGCTGCGCAACCCTTCGTCTCCACCACGGTGCACCTGACCTTTGGCCGCTACTGGGGTGCCCTGCTGCATCACATCATGGAGCACACCGCGCACCACGTGGACATGAGCGTGCCGCTGTATCGCCTCAAGCAGGCGCAGAAGAAGCTGGAAACCATGCTGCCGGGCCGCATCGTGATTCAACGGTTCTCGTGGCGCTGGTATTTCGATACCGCACGCCGCTGCAAGCTGTACGACTTCAAGCGCCTGTGCTGGACCGACTATCGTGGCCGCCCCACCAGCACCCCGCTGCCGCTGCCCGAAGTCAGCAAGACCACGGCGCAAGTCTGA
- the fnr gene encoding fumarate/nitrate reduction transcriptional regulator Fnr: MNQPCHSTSLAAAANNAAAPLTQCSPLSAAREAAASSALRSCTACGMHQLCLPMGLDESDMKRLDKIIGRRKVARDDFLYRIGDRFTALYAVRVGHFKTYQENLDGDRQITGFQMPGELLGMDAISTEHHQCDAVALQDSEVCEIPFARLEQLFGQIPHLLRHFHRMMSHEITSEQNVIMLLGNMRAEQRFAAFLVNLSSRYAARGYSSTRFQLRMTRQDVGNYLGLTIESISRLISKFRKQGLLAVEQRDVEVVDLPALKRLAAGVDACTPVQAAAGRAGN; the protein is encoded by the coding sequence ATGAACCAGCCTTGCCACTCCACTTCGCTCGCTGCTGCCGCCAACAACGCTGCCGCGCCCCTGACCCAATGCTCGCCGCTGAGCGCCGCGCGCGAGGCTGCCGCCAGCTCCGCCCTGCGCAGCTGCACCGCCTGCGGCATGCACCAGTTGTGCCTGCCCATGGGTCTGGACGAATCCGACATGAAACGCCTGGACAAGATCATCGGCCGCCGCAAGGTGGCGCGCGATGACTTCCTGTACCGCATCGGCGACCGCTTCACCGCCCTCTATGCCGTGCGCGTGGGCCACTTCAAGACCTACCAGGAAAACCTCGACGGCGACCGCCAGATTACCGGCTTCCAGATGCCCGGCGAGCTGTTGGGCATGGATGCCATCAGCACCGAGCATCACCAGTGCGATGCGGTGGCCCTGCAAGACAGCGAAGTCTGCGAAATCCCGTTTGCCCGCCTGGAACAGCTGTTCGGCCAGATCCCGCATCTGCTGCGCCATTTCCACCGCATGATGAGCCATGAGATCACCAGCGAACAGAACGTCATCATGCTGCTGGGGAACATGCGTGCGGAGCAGCGCTTTGCGGCTTTCCTGGTGAACTTGTCTTCACGCTACGCTGCACGCGGCTATTCGTCGACGCGCTTCCAGCTGCGCATGACGCGCCAGGACGTGGGCAACTATCTCGGCCTGACCATCGAGAGCATCAGCCGTCTCATTTCCAAGTTCCGCAAGCAGGGTCTCTTGGCCGTGGAACAGCGCGACGTGGAAGTGGTCGACCTGCCCGCCCTCAAGCGTCTGGCTGCGGGCGTGGATGCCTGCACGCCGGTACAGGCGGCAGCAGGCCGCGCCGGCAACTAA
- a CDS encoding FixH family protein, with protein sequence MQTIAPKLANAVPWYRHRWPWLLMSGPAVVVVAGLFTAWLAISQADALVADDYYKQGKAINKDLRRDHEAQRLGASIGIAYDPASAVLRGRLQMRQAPAAGEEGRTLVLNLVHPTQPAKDRTLMVRTAADGSFSLPLAELEQARWRLVAEDGSHSWRLHGNWVWPQQRSIEMNAEAYAPAE encoded by the coding sequence ATGCAAACCATCGCCCCCAAGCTTGCCAATGCCGTTCCCTGGTATCGCCACCGCTGGCCCTGGCTGTTGATGTCGGGTCCGGCCGTGGTGGTGGTGGCGGGCCTGTTCACGGCCTGGCTGGCCATCTCGCAGGCCGATGCCCTGGTCGCGGACGATTATTACAAGCAAGGCAAGGCCATCAACAAGGACCTGCGCCGCGACCATGAGGCGCAGCGTCTGGGCGCTTCCATCGGCATTGCCTATGACCCGGCCAGCGCCGTGCTGCGCGGCCGTCTGCAGATGCGCCAGGCACCCGCCGCCGGCGAGGAAGGCCGCACCCTGGTGTTGAACCTGGTCCACCCGACCCAGCCGGCCAAGGACCGCACGCTGATGGTGCGCACCGCCGCCGACGGCAGCTTCTCGCTGCCGCTGGCGGAACTGGAGCAGGCCCGCTGGCGCCTGGTCGCGGAGGATGGCAGCCATAGCTGGCGCCTGCACGGCAACTGGGTGTGGCCGCAACAGCGCAGCATCGAAATGAATGCGGAGGCCTACGCACCGGCCGAATAA